In Salvelinus sp. IW2-2015 linkage group LG8, ASM291031v2, whole genome shotgun sequence, the sequence cgggtggagatgttgttacctaccctcaccacctgggggcggcccgtcaggaagtccaggacccagttgcacagggcggggtcagaACCcaggggtctcgagcttgattgaCGAGTttggtgggtactatggtgttaaatgctgagctgtagtcgatgaacagcattctcacataggtattcctcttgtccagatgggttagggcagtgtgcagtgtggttgcgattgcgtcgtctgtggacctattgtgtCGGTAAGGCAAATTGGAGGGGTCtaggggtgtcaggtagggtggaggtgatatggtccttgactagtctctcaaagcactcatgATGGGAAGTGAGTGCTAGCTCAGttagcggtagtcgtttagctcagttaccttagctttctgggaacaggaacaatggtggccctcttgaagcatgtgggaacagcagaatgggataaggattgattgaatatgtccttaaacacaccagccagctggtctgtgcatgctctgaggacgcggctgggattgccgtctgggcctgcagccttgcgagggttaacacgttttaaatgttttactcacctcggctgcagtgaagggagagcccgcaggttttggtagcgggccgtgtcagtggcactgtattgtctcaaagcgagcaaaaaaagttatttagtctgtctgggagcaagacatcctgtggtccgcgacgggctggttttctttttgtaatccgtgattgactgtagaccctgccacatacctcgtgtctgagctgttgattgcgactctacttgtgtctctatactggcacttagcttgtttgattgccttgcggaggaatagcTGACACTGTTTGTTATTCGGTCATgttttccggtcaccttgccctggtttaaaagcagtggttcgtgctttcagtttcacgcgatgctgccatcaatccacggtttctggtttgggaatgttttaatcgttgctgtgggtacgacatcgtcaatgcactttctaatgaactcgctcaccgaatcagcgtattcgtcaatgttgttgttggacgcaatgcggaacatatcccaatccacgtgatcgaagcagtcttgaagcgtggaatcagattggtcggaccagcgttgaacagacctgagcgcgggagcttgttgttttagtttctgtttgtaggctggaggcaacaaaatggagtcgtggtcagcttttccgaaaggagggcgggggaggaccTTATATgagtcgcggaagttagtataacaatgatccaaggttttaccagccctggtagcacaatcgatatgctgatagaatttagggagttttgttttcagattagccttgttaaaatccccagctacgatgaatgcagcctcagggtgtgtggtttccagtttacatagagtcaaataaagttRgttcagggccatcgatgtgtctgcWtgggggggaatatatacggctgtgattataatcgaagagaattcccttggtagataatgcggtcgacatttgattgtgaggaattctaaatcaggtgaacagaatgacttgagttcctgtatgttgttatgatcacaccacgtctcgttaatcataaggcatacacccccgcccctcttcttaccagaaagatgtttgtttctgtcggcgcgatgcgtgaagaaaccagctggctgcaccgactccgttagcgtctctcgagtgagccatgtttccgtgaagcaaagaacgttacagtctctgatgtctctctggaatgttacccttgctcggatttcatcaaccttgttgtcaagagactggacattggtgagtagtatgctagggagtggagcgcgatgtgccggtctccgaagcctgaccagaagaccgctttgtttgccccttttacggcgtcgttgtttagggtcgccagctgggatcagatccattgtactgggtggaaggcagaACACAGGaaccgcttcgggagagtcatattcctggttgtaatgatggtgagttgacgttgctcttatattcagtagttcctcccgactgtatgtaatgaaacctaagattacctggggtaccaatgtaagaaataacacataaaaaaacaaaatactgcatagtttcctaggaacgcgaagcgaggcggccatctctgtcaactgagcaagaggacaagtacattagattgtctagtttgagaaaaagacacctcacaagtcctcaactggcagcttcattaaatagtacccgcaaaacaccagtctcaacgtcaacagtgaagaggcgactccgggatgctggccttctacgcAGAGTTGCAacgaaaaagccatatctcagactggccaataaaaagaaaatattaagatgggcaaaagaacacacactggacagaggaactctgcctagaaggccagcatcccggagtcgcctcttcactgttgacgttgagactggtgttttgcgggtactatttaatgaagctgccagttgaggacttgtgaggcgtctgtttctcaaactagacaatctaatgtacttgtcctcttgctcagttgtgcactggattctcccactcctcttcctattctggttagggccagtttgcgctgttctgtgaagggagtagtacacagcgttgtaccagatcttcagtttcttggcaatttctggaatggaatagccttcctttctcagaacaagaatagactaacgagtttcagaagaaaggtctttgtttgtagccattttgagcctgtactcgaacccacaaatgttgatgctccagatactcaactagtctaaagaaggccagttttattggctttttaatcagaacaatagttttcagctgtgctaacataattgcaaatgggttttctaataattaactaacacaacgtgccattggaacacaggagtgatggttgctgataatgggcctctgtacgcctatgtagatattccatacaaaatctgccgtttccagctacaatagtaatttaaaacattaacaatgcctacactgtatttctgatcaatttgatgttattttaatggacaaaaatgtgcttttctttaaaaaacaaggacatttctaagtgaccccaaactcttgaacggtagtgtacagtacagtgtaatCACTGTCATTTACAGTGTATGTGAACCCATTGACAGAGACTGACATTGAGTtgatgtttgctgtgtgtgtgtgtgtgtgtgtgtgtgtgtgtgtgtgtgtgtgtgtgtgtgtgtgtgtgtgtgtgtgtgtgtgtgtgtgtgtgtgtttgtgcagaagCAGTAGAGTAGGCTGGTATTTCCTGTGTGCATGCTGCTCTGTCCCTTAGGAATGATTAGAATGTCTGTTCTTTTCTGCCTTTGTAGATTTAGTAACCTTTCATTCCCCCATCTACTAGCCTGGTCAGAACTCCTGCTAGCGTGACAATACATTTAGGACCACAATATTTCTCTGCTCCATCTCTTTGGAACAGGCTGATGGAGGTGGCAGTACTGTTTGGAAGTGAACTGCAAGAGTTGCCAGTATTGGACTGGAGCAAGGTTCAGTTAGCCTCAATACAAGGTTCTTCCTCCTTAAAGTCCACATTCTGTCATTTCAACAGGCCTGAATCAATGGGATTAATTTAAATGACCATTAAACAGCAGGAACAATTGCAGAACGTGGCTTTAAGGCTGAAGCACTGCTGGATCCATTGCTCACTTAGCCTGTCGTCTACAAGGCTATTGAAGCACTGCTAGATCAAACCATAGTTCAGTGAGTCCataagaaggagggagaggatggtcCTCATTTTAATGACCCAGCTCTCATGCAAGCCACGACCGATGTAGCTAGtttgttagctaagctagccacttgTAGCTAGACAGCAACTTCTCCAGTATGTGTTGATGTTATttcacaggatttgtttttggGCGGAAGCTGTAGAAATCAGTAAGAAATTACACTTCTGTAGCCAAATATCTTATTCctaactttttgttttgtttttaatcatTAAATGACCTGGTATGATGGTGCATTGATCAGTTATACAGTTTAAAAGGAGTTGTTTTTGCATTTTTGCCCAAAGTCAacttttaaagtaactgtccagtgtttccagatttctatgaaatatgacataTAATTAACTACAATATGAGTAAAATAGTTTTCTTtacaatgtttttaaaattaaGTATGttcaaaagcagcttttctgtgtagGAATGGTGTGGGCgaaccccaacaacagaatggtgtgggcgtatataGCGGTCATAAAATATTAATGTcagtagactgctgattggccagctcatcttGCTCcggaggatgacatcatcctctgaggagatagcaagcattttttaaatggtctgtttgagatacacgTTTGAGGTGGggcttttgaagtgttttttccccctccaattTATGCGCTGGCCACAAAACACGAGTATAAGaggagtcaacaacattatttgggtatgagttaagagaatattaacttttaaaagtgagattttcactagAAAGCTACTTGAAAACTGCAACATTGTCTCTGTCTCATGGCGAAATGTGTAGAGTagaaggaaattaactttaaaactacAAAATTGTCTAatcctcatgacaaaatgtgaatAGCATGAGATCAGCTATAAAACAGCTAACTtttttctctgccccatggcaaaacgtGTTGAAATGCAGGAAGTTAGCGGTTTTCTTTCCACTTATACTGTGTTTTCAAAATACCCATCCATATACCCTTTATTATGCCCCTAGAGGGGTATTTTAAGTCATGTCAaactgtagaattgcaggaaattatttgtaaaataaatacacccgttgattcattatgatcgaaaatgaaaaactgatcctagatcagcattcctactctgagatgctccCTTGGGTTCCTACAGCCCCTGAGCTCCATCCATATACTTCATTATAGCATCAAGGGAACCTTGCCCTATTACATTTAACCCATTGACTGTGGTAAATGTAATGTAAGTTAGGCCTCCATCTCTGTGGTGAGGTCGGTGGCTGTGACAGATACAGATTGAAACCAGTTGATCTGCCTCTGTCTGGGTGTTACTACTGTCATTGCTGCTGCTGGCAAGAGCAGTGTTGCCAGTGTGTCACAGCCAAGGCACAATTGGCTGCTGAGGTTGACTGGGAATCAATTGCTAGATGGTATGTTGATTACAGCGTGTCTGCTCTCCATTCTGCCATATTCTCTAACTTGGAAATCTTTAACAGCTGAGGCCGAGGCTAGGGTGGAGGACATGAATGACATCAGAGCTCAGGATAATGTACTAGCCTATATTTcgaatagcctggtcccagatctgtcagTGATGTCTTGCAAATCAGATCTGGGAACAGGCTATATTTCCACAGCTCTTAAGAAACTACTTCCACATAATAGGCTATGCAGTAACCATTGTATTAGATTTTTCCACCATCCGGCTCTTTCTCTAGCAATTAGTCTGGGAATGAGGTttacagtacactatatatacaaaagtatgtagacaccccttccaATTAGTgtatttgactatttcagccacatccgttgctgacaggtgtataaaaatagaccacagccatgcaatctccatagacaaacattggcagtagaatggccttactgaagagctcattgactttcagcacggcaccgtcataggataacacctttccaaaaagtctgtcaaatttatgccctgctagaactgccccggtgaactgtaagtgctgtaattgtgaagtgaaaacgtttAGGAGCGACAACggttcagccacgaagtggtaagccacacaagctcacagaacgggaacgcagagtgctgaagcgcgtacaaattgtctgtcctcagttgcaacactcactaacgagctccaaacagcctctggaagcaacgtcagcacaataactgtttgttgagagcttcatggaatgggtttccatggccgagcagccacatacaagcctaagatcaccatgcgcaatgccaagtgtcagctggaatgttgtaaagctcgccgccattggactcattAGAAACGCATTttctggattgatgaatcacgcttcaccatctggcagtccgacggacaaatctgggtttgcggATGCCAAGAAAACacaacctgcccgaatgcatagtgccaactgtaaaggttggtggaggaggaatactggtctggggctgtttttcatggtttgcaCTAGGCCccgtagttccagtgaagggaaaatcttaatgctgcagcatacaatgacattctagacgattctgtgcttccaactttgtggcaacaatctggagaaggccctttcctgtttcagcatgacaatgcccctgtgcacaaagcgaggtccatacagaaatggtttgtcgagattggtgtggaagaacttgactggcctgcacagagccctgacctcaaacccatcaaacacctttgggatgaattggaatgccgactgcgagccagacctaatcactcatcagtgcccgacctcactaatgctcttgtggctgaatggaaacaattccctgcagcaatgttccaacatctaatggaaagccttcccagaagagtggaggttgttatagcagcaaaggcagcaccaactctatattaatgcccatgattttagaatgagatgttcaacaagcaggtgttcacatacttttggtattgtagtatatatatatatatatatatatatatatatatatatatatatggaggtGTAACTAACTAAATCCTATGAGGACATTCATTATGCTTGGATTTTCCAATTCCCATTACACCACAGCACAGTAGTGTCTGTGCCTCATATCTCACCAGCTGTTAAATAATCCAGAACCCTCACACCAGCTGTTCCAGTGTTCCACAGCCTAGTTATCACAGATGGTGAATAAAGAGGATGATTGGTTCTCTGCTCGAGTGCCAGTGACACGTTTCCTGAATCCTACCCAGGCTTTGGGTTCCCCTCCACCCAATCCCAATTCAGTTCCATCTTCTACATTTCCTACCAGAGCATGGTATTTTCATCCATCACAATTTATCTACAAGTTCCAAAACCCTACATTTTATTCCAATTTATTCCACATTTCACCACCTTTGAATAGGAGGGCGCTGACACCTGAAGTTCAACCCAAATTGAAATTGACCCCAATTCCTCTGGTAGTGGCTGACAGGGCAGAGCTGTACCTCTCTGCCTTTTCATTCAACAAGGCTGCAGCTGTAGCGTTTAGCCAAATGTTACTCAGCAGTGTCCACTAGCATATTCAGTGTTTCTATATTTATCCTACTCAATTCCAGTGAGAGAACACATGGAGTGTGTGTGGTTGACTGGTGACAAGACACTTAGACACAGCAAAGAGCTGTACTATATTTTTCCTCCCCTCTTATGTATTTTACTTGAATTTATTCCTAGCACAAAGTGCATTATTGTAAATATTACCACACGGAGCCAGTTGCTGAATTGCCACaaataaaaaggaaaaaagaaacGCGCCAACATACAAGCtattaaataattaaaccaacAGTCATGTGGGAAATTTAATGTCGCCGAGTGGCTGAGGGGAcatcatctaactgcactgtgtTGCTAGATTTTCATGACACTTTGCAGGTGAATCTGAGCCGAAATCCCCCTCCAATCTACTAAAAGTAGCCCATGAAACGACCCTTCTGGCAACACTAACTGTAGCTGTCTCTTAGGCCAGAATGCTCACTAAGGGACACTGTAGGGTAATTTATCAGTGTAAACAAGAGATGCCTGATATCTTTCAAAGCAAATGCATCTATATATAATAACTGTAGATTCTAcggaaaaaatattattttctgatactctgtgtgttctaatctatgactatgttctgttcagtgtttCAGCAGGGAAGACCCCTGTGGCGGAGTCTGAGGATAACGACAACAACAGAAGCAGGAAGTGCTGACTTGAACCTTGACACCAAACTACCAAAGCCATGTGCTCCGTGAACAATCCAAACTGGGTGACCTTCGAGGATGAGGGGAGAACGTCTACGTCTCCTTCTTTTGCCTCAACCCCCTTGAAGATCCCAGAGAGTGGGACAAAGTTGGCCGCAACACCCCTGAAGTCACCAGGGGCAAAGACAAGTTCACCCCCTTCCTTTGCCTCTACACCTCTGAAGACAGCCCCAGGTAGTGTGACAACGACAGGGTTAAAGACAATCCCCCGTCCCAATGGACTAAAGCTGATACTGCCCCCAGTGGGAGATCCATCCTGGATCTTCAGCAGTTCCCTTGAATCCAGCTCCCCTCCAATGCACTTTAACCTCAATGGAAGTTCCTGTGTGCCCTGCAACACTCCTCTTTGCACTCCGGTGAGGGAGGTTCCTCCTACCGGCGCATTACCTTTCCATTGCAGGCCCTGGGATCAGCACGATTTCTTCCGTAGTTTTTCCAGTTCATCCTCTGCCTCTGTGCCTTATTCTTCTTCTCCCCCTGGCCCAGACCAGGCCACCACTACCGGCACCACCACACATCCCCAGGGTGACGTCTCCGTCTCGGTCTCCGATGGCCCCAGTACATTCTCCTCCTTCCAGGGGGACCCGGGACATTTCAACCCATTCTGGGAGGGGGCTGGTGGGCATAGCGTGGACTCTGGGAGCTCATCTTCTGACTCCGAGGCTGGAGGTTCTAGTCTGCCTCGCTTCTTCATTCGGACGAAAGACGGCAATGAGCCTCCTCGACCAGACCAGCTCCAGAGCTCCTACTCCTACATCTGCCACAAGCTGGAGGGCCTGCGGGCCGAGGAAGACAATGACACAGAGGAAGGagtagggatggagaggggggagaggagaggagtaagaGACAGGGAGGCGGTCAAGGAGGGACCATCACCAGCCTTCGTCTCTCACGGTCTGTTCCGTAGCGAGAGGAGAGACGGCTGGTCTTTAATGCTGAGGATCCCAGAGAAGAAAAACCGAATGTCGTCCCGACAGTGGGGCCCCATTTACCTGCGTCTGCTGTCTGGAGGCGTGCTCCAMATGTACTATGAGAAAGGACTGGAGAAGCCCTTCAAAGAGTTCCAGCTGCAGCCTCACTGCAGGTTGTCAGATCTCAAGCTGGAGAGCAATGGAGAGCCTCGCAAGATCCAGACAGTTAAGGTGGAGCACGTGTCTTACACAGAGAAGAAGCGCTACAACCACAAGGTAAGAGggcatttaacttttttttttaatcacttttttataaaaaacatgtttttagcttGGCGTTTAATCAACAATCAACAATgcataaagtttgatttgatttgaagctggAGGTGTCCCACGAGGCTGAGGTGGAGCAGCTGCTGAAATTTGGAACCACGGAATACGGCGACATGGAGGATCTGTTAGAGACCATGGAGGAGGAGATTCTTAGGCTGACTCCGCCCCTGTCACAAAAACGGCACTACGAGGAACAGGAGATGACACTGCAGATCACAGACCACCTCTGGGTGCAGNCACATTTAAAACACACCTTTGTAGCTTGGCGTTTAATCAATCAATGATATTACTGTTATAGATGTCATCGTATTGTTTTACTGTGTGTTGCAATTTTAAATgcataaagtttgatttgaagctGGAGGTGTCCCACGAGGCAGAGGTGGAGCAGCTgctgaagtttggaaccacggaACACGGCGACATGGAGGACCTTTTCGAAACTATGGAGGAGGAGCTTCTCAGGCTGGCGCCTCCGCTGTTGCAGAAACGTCACTACGACGAACAGGAGATGACACTGCAGATCACAGACCACCTCTGGGTGCAGCTGGACAAGGTGCATGTACTTCTTCTTCCACCACCATACAACTACTGTAAGACAGTTGACGCAAGCGCACACATTTTGGTCAGGAAATGTAACTTTGCTAGTGTAGTTCATTGGTATTTAAGCGTTATTACATGttcttttaattattatttaaaaaaaaaaatagaatatccaaaacatacaatatacttgcagtgaagccgctcaacaactacaccacaccagtcatccaacagactcccattcagagcgacacacagaagcatccagggtcaatgccctgcacaagggcacgtcgacagatctcacAAGGCAAAAAACAGGGACCCGaatcctccaagatccccccccacagttccccaatagctgcccctcaaccatctgagacccctcccacacccccccaataataataaaaataatgaattccattccccacccccaagaagccccccaatgcaccaacaaccaaaaatattaactaaagagaaaaaagacaaaaggaaaacagaaaacaatgcaaaataaaaataaaaaaggacatcatggacaactaaaatcataacagcaaggccaactgtttgtttgagtgcatgtctggcactatttacatgtgtgtgtgtctgtatatgtatgtattgaatgagagtgtgtgtatatggatGTGTACAAACActtgcacggcatcagcctcaggcaaaccggcattagctgtttttattattacatttttattatgttttattttgactttattttttttacatttgactatcattctatctcccgcccagcaactccactcccacttgtctccaattccacaccccaaccctcagcttccatcccatctatctctgctggccaccctcttcggatttctatgccacatatctttcaactatgctgtgatgttgaatgtacaatttcaatata encodes:
- the LOC111968065 gene encoding stonin-1 translates to MCSVNNPNWVTFEDEGRTSTSPSFASTPLKIPESGTKLAATPLKSPGAKTSSPPSFASTPLKTAPGSVTTTGLKTIPRPNGLKLILPPVGDPSWIFSSSLESSSPPMHFNLNGSSCVPCNTPLCTPVREVPPTGALPFHCRPWDQHDFFRSFSSSSSASVPYSSSPPGPDQATTTGTTTHPQGDVSVSVSDGPSTFSSFQGDPGHFNPFWEGAGGHSVDSGSSSSDSEAGGSSLPRFFIRTKDGNEPPRPDQLQSSYSYICHKLEGLRAEEDNDTEEGVGMERGERRGVRDREAVKEGPSPAFVSHGLFRSERRDGWSLMLRIPEKKNRMSSRQWGPIYLRLLSGGVLXMYYEKGLEKPFKEFQLQPHCRLSDLKLESNGEPRKIQTVKVEHVSYTEKKRYNHKLEVSHEAEVEQLLKFGTTEHGDMEDLFETMEEELLRLAPPLLQKRHYDEQEMTLQITDHLWVQLDKDGVLMDRAAMTRIHCLAFLNGPGDCFLALNDLGLLRFDASYGSGSEEDDLLEGWMEISDCHFHKCINDLEFHRSRLLKFSPPDACRVELMRYKTLALGSTELPFSIKAVVTVQGAYVELQAFLNMSAIFPSFIGVSETQTLCENVLIRVPVPGDWVKVSRTVTLLRRKSLTARMNRNACLGSVSASESQPVMQVTVGTVKYENVYSAIVWRIDRLPAKNMAVDHPHTFSCKLELGSDQEIPSDWYPFVTMECDMVGAVVSQTRVKSLGTESDIQPQKHVTSRTHYHCQVEIEKKWIETEAQGQSGCTTQ